CCTCATCATATAATGTTGCATGGGCTTTAAGTGAATTGGGAAAACATGTTTTAATGATTGATGCTGATGCTCAATGTAATTTAACTGAAATTTCAGTTGAAGATTCGGTTATTTACGGACCAGATAAACAATTCCTGTTTAATAGTGAAAGTAATTATGACACGAACTTTATACTTAAAAATAATATTTATGAATATTTAGTTAGTTATGTGCAACCAACACCGGGTAAGGAATTGCCTAAAATAAAATTCTTTAAGAAAAAAGAGGCAAAAAATCTTGAGTTATTACTTGGTTCAGTGAAATTTGCCGAATTAGAAAAAACTATCTCTCTCTCACTTGCTAATGTTCCCGGGCTTAATCATATTCCTATGTCTGTTTATACAGCTTTAAAAAAGGTAGGAAGTGATTTTGATTTTATCATTCTGGATTTATCACCCGCATTGTCAGCTACTAATCAATTATTTTTAATGCTCTCCGATTATTTTATTGTTCCTGCTAATCCAAGTGTTTTCAGTAGGCAAGCTTTAATGAATTTAAATACTATTTTTAGAGGGTGGAATAGAGAATTGGCTGGCTTTGAGGTTTTTAATAATAAATTAAAAGCCTTACCAAAGCTATTAGGAATTGTTTGCCAAAACTATAGACCTTATTCACGAGCTAATGAAAAAGGAACGACATCAGCCAAACGTTTTGAAGAAACTATGATAGAACTAAATAACTATGCCCATAATTTAGCCAGGGATTTAAATGGTTTTGGTATGGCTCTAACGGTAGATGAGTTTAAAAAATATTTTACTAAAGCTCAACCATATAGAATTGCAGATATACCAGATTTTAATCAGTTAATGGTAGTTTCGGAAAAAGAGAAGCTACCTGTGATTGCTCTTGATAATAAAATTTTAAATAGAAATGATTTAGGTACAGAGCAATATAGAACTAAAGTTGAAGATTTTAAAAAGGAGTATTATTTTATTGCTGAAGGGATAGCTAGTCTTTAACTAGTTAAAAAAAACAGGTAAAATAAATGAACAGTAAAATATTAGTATTGCTGGAGGCCGATGAAGAGGTGAAAGAGGTTAGTTACGA
This DNA window, taken from Spirochaetaceae bacterium, encodes the following:
- a CDS encoding AAA family ATPase, with product MAKILTFFNHKGGVGKTTSSYNVAWALSELGKHVLMIDADAQCNLTEISVEDSVIYGPDKQFLFNSESNYDTNFILKNNIYEYLVSYVQPTPGKELPKIKFFKKKEAKNLELLLGSVKFAELEKTISLSLANVPGLNHIPMSVYTALKKVGSDFDFIILDLSPALSATNQLFLMLSDYFIVPANPSVFSRQALMNLNTIFRGWNRELAGFEVFNNKLKALPKLLGIVCQNYRPYSRANEKGTTSAKRFEETMIELNNYAHNLARDLNGFGMALTVDEFKKYFTKAQPYRIADIPDFNQLMVVSEKEKLPVIALDNKILNRNDLGTEQYRTKVEDFKKEYYFIAEGIASL